The region GGGCGGACGAGCGGTCCAACAGCACCGAGGAAATGCGCAAGGTGCGCAGTCAAACGCAGCAGTTCATCGATTGGCTTGCcaacgccgaggaggaggaaagtagcgaggaagaagaaagtgaTGATGAATGAGTGAAGATACCTTGAATCagattaaaatagaataCAACCGCGAAGCTCGACAGAGAGTACTTGATGTTTCCCTAACCCGTATATATTGTGGCTGATGCGCGATCATCGTAGCGTACGAAGTGGCTTACTATCAAAATTGAAGGGTTCGCAATTTTGGCCCCCATTCCAAAACTAAATACGGTGTATACCTCACGAAGAAGGTCAGAGGCTCAGAGCTGTGGCTGTAAATTCGCTTCACTATGAGCTTCTCTGGTGGCAGTGCATGACTCACATAGATCACATTTGGAGGCATTCCTGCCGGATAACTTGACATTTTACGGCATATACTTGCTGCCTAGTTATTAAATGGGCGTAGATCAATTAATTTTATGAAAGTTTTTTTCTTGAACGTGGATACCTGTTGAGTGAGAGTGACAGGCATCGTTCTACTTGAGGCTGATATCAACTCGGTTGGTGCCTTGCTGCCTGGAATTTGAACCCCGCTTGGCGGGTTTTAAGCACTATTCTTAGCATGAGACGAGCAGGCGCGGGCTGAGGGGAGGGGCGTTAAAGGCGAGTACAGTACCAGGATGACTCTTGGATTAGTGATGAGTCTTGTTTGATTCTTCTCACTCAAAAATCGCGCGTTCCACGGTGTATTGCTTTTTCCCCACACTCTTTCTCTGTGACGTCTCAGCTTGAAAGTTGGATTTGGTGGTGACTAAGAGGCGCAGGCTCAGCTCTGCCTCTGGTGACACAACCTGATTCAATAACTTACTGCGATTAACGCCCCCCCCTCGACTGGACAACGATAAGGGCCTTTCAAAAGGCAGCGATCGACTCACTCCTGAGAACTgatcctccccttccttaTCCACTTTTTATCCCCTCGCTCCTACGGTAGAGTCATCACTCCCTTCTAGGCTGTCAGGCAGACCCTGGTAGCTAGGCTGCCACACCCGCCATTGGTAGGCTGTAACGTGTGTTGTTGTACCGGGGGAAAAAAGGATCAGGTCTCGACGTAATCATCGAGGCCGAGCTTTTTTTACCCGCGTTCAGCACATACGTCTTCTTGTGACTCTTCACCACGCCTCCCACCACGAGAAAACGAAaggcggcgcaggcggcgACAAAGTTGAATACGGATACTATCACTAGTACTACCCCAACCGCCACTACGTCTGCTTCGCAAGCCGCCACCGAGTCCTCCTCAGGAAgtccaaacaacaacaacaacaacatacCTCTTCGCAAACGGCAAAAGAAGACTCAGCTACCCGATTCTGGTGTAGATTCGGCCTCGGATACGCCTCAGGAGATTTCGGAATATCAAAAGGAGAAGGTGGCGAACCTGGTCACCCCTGCCTCAACAACCATGGAATCTGATGATGATTTTATGAGCGTTGCTTCGAGTGCCGATGACTTTCTAGGTACTCAGGGCAGTGACGATGAGAGCTTAGGAGACGGTAAGCACCTCAAAATCATCTAAAACTCCTCCTAGATACGCTTACTGACATGAGCTTGTCGCTCCCCGATAGACTTTGGCGACGATTTCGACGGCGGTTTCTCGAAAGACAAAGATATGTTCGCGACACAACCGAAACCCTACGAAGTCGACTTCAAAGTCCTTAGCCCTACGGAAATTGAACGAGAACAAAACCTACAGATTAATGAGGTTTCCTCGATCTTAGGGTTGCCCCCAGAGTCGTCGGCAATCCTATTACGATTCGGACGGTGGAATCGCGAAAAACTGATTGAGTCATACATGGATCACCCGGAACAAACTCTAGATGAGGCAGGCCTTGGAAACAACTTCGACTTGGTACCGAAGACTGAGGTGGTGCCGGGCTTCATGTGTGATATCTGCTGCGAAGATGGTGACAGTCTCGAGACATACGCTATGCGCTGTGGGCATCGTTTCTGTGTCGATTGCTACCGGCAGTATCTCGCGCAGAAGAtcagagaagaaggagaggctgCTAGGATACAGTGTCCGGGTAACGACTGCCACATGATTGTCGATTCAAAATCGTTGGGCTTGCTTGTTACAGATGAACTTCGAGAGAGGTAAGCACGTCCATTTACTCTGTTTTTCTTCTACTCGGATTGGCTCTGACTCATCGTGCAGATATCGAACACTCTTAACGCGGACTTACGTTGATGATAAGGATAACCTTAAATGGTGCCCGGCTCCGAATTGCGAGTACGCGGTTGATTGCCCTGTGAAGCAACGTGAGCTAAACCGCATCGTACCGACGGTACAATGCAGTTGCAAGCATTACTTCTGCTTCGGGTGCACATTGAATGACCACCAGCCATCGCCGTGTAGACTCGTCAAGATGTGGCTTCAGAAGTGCGAGGATGATTCCGAGACGGCCAACTGGATTTCGGCCAACACGAAGGAATGCCCCAGGTGTCACTCCACAATTGAAAAGAACGGCGGGTGCAACCACATGACATGCCGCAAATGCAAGCACGAGTTCTGCTGGATGTGCATGGGCCTGTGGTCAGAACATGGCACAAGCTGGTACAACTGCAATCGGTTCGAGGAGAAGTCGGGCTCCGAAGCGCGGACTGAGCAAGCGCGCTCACGAGCTTCCCTAGAGCGATACCTCCATTACTACAACCGATACGCCAATCACGAACAATCAGCCAAGCTGGATAGGGATTTGTATCTGAAAActgagaagaagatgacaAGTCTCCAGTCCCAATCAGGGCTCTCTTGGATCGAGGTGCAATTCCTAGACACGGCGTCTCAGGCTCTGCAGCAATGCAGGCAGACGTTGAAGTGGACGTATGCCTTCGCGTACTACCTGGCTCGGAACAACCTGACGGAAATCTTCGAGGATAACCAAAAGGATTTGGAAATGGCAGTGGAGACGCTCAGTGAGATGTTCGAGAAGCCGGTGGCAGAACTGGCAAGCCTTAAGGTCGACATCTTGGATAAGACTTCGTACTGCAAGAAACGGCGTGTGATTCTTCTAACTGACACAGCCGAGAACCTGAGGAATGGTATGTTTGAAGTTTAGCATTGTTTTTTGAAAGGATATTTCTAACTGACCGGGTTGTATAGGGGAGTGGCGCTTCAACGTTGACTGGTAGATTTAGAATTGTATAGACCAAGCGATCATGCAAATTATACTATcggaagggaagagagaaggcaGGTGTCCGGCCGTTTCATCTCTTGGCCAGCTTGGGCCATAAATGGGATAGAAGGACGGTAAATGGATCaggttgggctgggctgggctgggatgGATTTATCATTTTTTTACGACGTACATGACAAGCACCACATTACAGCGAGATCTGGGTTGTATTTCATCGCAAGGCGTTAGCTATCCCTTGACCATGGTCAGATTTATCTTGGTAGGGGAGACCGCATAACCTCTTGTTTGTATCAATAGTTATGCATTTTTAACTTATTAGTTATTCATCTCGGCCCGAAAATGCTTCGGAGAGAGTAAACTCCGTGCCTACAAGTCAATCGTCACCCGCCCCGTGCTTAGGCTTAATCATGCGTTATTGCGTTACGTATTAACTTAACTATCCATGTTTTGATCAGATAAGCGGACGACGGACGAGTGACTACTTACTCCTTACTCTGGGTGTTTACGGGGAACTGTGGGCGCTTCCCGTCCGCGGCAGCATGGAATTCGAACCTCCGCGGTTCGGCGGTTTGACGAGACCTTGGCAGGTGAAAGTAATACAATTCGGCTTAGTTCGGGAATGTTTCATTAATGCTATATgaattattatcttatattatcAGTCTCATATTACTGCCATTCCATGGAAGGCGAGCAATTGCCGAGTCCGATGTCGAACACGAGGGTCTCGTGCAGAGTGACTGATCCCAAGACTGGCAGGGAAACCCGAAATGGCGCTCCGCCATCGGAAGGCAACCTCGGTGAAAATCAACATTTTCAGGTTCTTCAAGTCGTTAGTCACGGATAGTTAGTTGGGCTGATTCAGCTTCTTCGATATTCATCAGTAAAATGGTCTTTTCTTATCGTGTCGGTGAATGTAAAAGAGCAAATAAGTGTGATTGTATAGTGGTTCACACACAAGTTTGGGGTAAACAAGGCCATCTGATAATTTCGAGGAAAGATCTGATAGCGAGCTGGCCAGTTCCTCAGCTTCGAGATCTCCTGGAGAagaaaattaatttaagtagAATAGCCTGTTTCGGCAATCTAATCTCATGAAACTAATCCTTCTCGAAcaaattattagtaatagtTGAAGTAGGAGGCGTTGAGCTGTTTGGCTGCGCTCCGACCACCAAGACCGACTGCCAGACACAGGAAGGAATAAAGGAACAACTTGCTCCAGGTTCCAACCCTTCAAAAAAATTATcgcctgctgctcctctcctCCGCACGACTTCTCCTCATCGCTTCTCCTATTCCCCATTGCCATCCTTGTGTTCCGCCTGCCCGAATCTCCATCTCGATCTCGTTTCTACGCTTTTTTCCTCCCTAGTCTGGTTCGGTCTTTGGCGGAGTCCCCGTTTTTCTTCGGCATATTGGGCCAAAACTTCAAGCTcgctcaccaccaccaccaccacccgaCCACAACCCCCAGCGGcgccttctccctcgcccaatcctttttctcttc is a window of Aspergillus puulaauensis MK2 DNA, chromosome 4, nearly complete sequence DNA encoding:
- a CDS encoding RING finger protein (BUSCO:EOG092627XA;~COG:O;~EggNog:ENOG410PHQN;~InterPro:IPR001841,IPR002867,IPR017907,IPR018957, IPR031127,IPR044066,IPR013083;~PFAM:PF00097,PF01485;~go_function: GO:0004842 - ubiquitin-protein transferase activity [Evidence IEA];~go_function: GO:0046872 - metal ion binding [Evidence IEA];~go_process: GO:0016567 - protein ubiquitination [Evidence IEA]), which produces MESDDDFMSVASSADDFLGTQGSDDESLGDDFGDDFDGGFSKDKDMFATQPKPYEVDFKVLSPTEIEREQNLQINEVSSILGLPPESSAILLRFGRWNREKLIESYMDHPEQTLDEAGLGNNFDLVPKTEVVPGFMCDICCEDGDSLETYAMRCGHRFCVDCYRQYLAQKIREEGEAARIQCPGNDCHMIVDSKSLGLLVTDELRERYRTLLTRTYVDDKDNLKWCPAPNCEYAVDCPVKQRELNRIVPTVQCSCKHYFCFGCTLNDHQPSPCRLVKMWLQKCEDDSETANWISANTKECPRCHSTIEKNGGCNHMTCRKCKHEFCWMCMGLWSEHGTSWYNCNRFEEKSGSEARTEQARSRASLERYLHYYNRYANHEQSAKLDRDLYLKTEKKMTSLQSQSGLSWIEVQFLDTASQALQQCRQTLKWTYAFAYYLARNNLTEIFEDNQKDLEMAVETLSEMFEKPVAELASLKVDILDKTSYCKKRRVILLTDTAENLRNGEWRFNVDW